In the Pedobacter cryoconitis genome, TCCAGATTACTTTTTCATTATCGATTTCATGGCTGATGGAACCAATAAATCTGGCTTCTGAGAACACTCTGTAGATGGTATTTTCTTCTCCGGAGAGAATTAAGAATTTTCTTTTTTGACCACGATATTCATCTTCATAGTTATATTGCTCCATAATTAAGCTTAGTATATATTAAACGCAGTAAAGCTCTAAAAAATTTCACTGATATTTCCCTATTCTTGGGGACAAAAACATTTCCCGGCCGATCCTTTAAATCGTATCATGATATATAACCTTATTTTAGAAAATATAACCAAGCACATTTCGCTCGATCAGGAGGAAATTCATTATTTCACCTCTTGCCTGAAGCAAAAGAAAGTTTCAAAAAAGGAGTTCATCCTGAAAGGAGAACAAACCTGTAAGTATATCAATTTTGTTCATTCAGGTATATTAAGAGCATATTACCTGGATAAAGAAGGTAAACAATCCACTATTATGTTTGCTGTTACAGACTGGTGGATAACAGATATGTTTTGTTTCATCAATGATCAGCCAGCTATGCTGACTATTGAAGCTGTAGAAGAAAGTATTATTTTTCAGTTATCAAAAGATGATCTGGATAGTTTATATATCAAAACACCCAAATTTGAGCGGTTCTTCAGGATAATTTTCCAGAATGCCTATATCAGAGAACAACTCAGAACAATACAAAACTTATCACTTACGGCAGAAGAGCGGTACAATAGCTTTATCAATAAATATCCCCAAGTGGTTAAACAAGTTACTCAAAAACAGATCGCCTCTTACCTGGGTATTACGCCGGAGTTTTTAAGTACGATCCGCAGTAATAAGCATAAAATTAATGTTTCGTTTGATAAAATTTCTTAATCTACCTTATTTTTTTCAGCCGTTTTGTTCTCTTGTTTTGTATGAAAAATTAAAGATATGTTGATACTTATAGCAGGCCCTTACCGCAGCGGGACAAATGACGATCCCGAATTAATCACACAAAATTTAAGCAGATTAGAAGCTGTAGCACTTCCTTTGTTCCGTTTGGGGCATATTCCTATGATTGGCGAGTGGGTAGCATTACCCCTGCTTCATCTTGCAGGTTCAAAAAAACCAGGTGATGAAGCTTATGAAGAGATTTTATATCCTGTAGCACATCGGCTACTTTCAAAATGTGACGCAGTGTTACGACTTGAAGGTGCTTCTAAAGGAGCTGATGAAGATGTAAGGATTGCGAAAGAAAGAGGATTAAAGGTTTATTATAGTTTGGATGATGTACCTCATGCTGATGAATAATATGCTTTGATGAGCTTTTTCCTGTTGAATTAAATGATCAATGACCCTATTATAGAATAGGGAATTACCTCCCTATTCTTTTTTCAAGGCAAAAGCAAACATTCCGTCATTCAACACATTTTCAAACAATAACAACAATAGCAGGTATTATATAATATTTTTCAATTATTATTGTTTTATATAGCAAAAGTTAAAACCCTTTATATTGAATAATCAATCGACATTAATAATTTCCAAATACCATGCTCGAAATCAATAATAAAAAAGATATTATCATACCCTTCAACAAAATAGGAGACAATGACTGGAAAATCAAAACCAGCCAGATCATTGAAGCTTTTGCAGATACCTGGGATGAAGAACTAAAATCTCCGATCTCCTCAGCTGAAATTACAACACTTGAAACGAAGCTTGGTACAACCCTTCCTGATGGATTAAATCTTTTTTATCAAACATTCGGTCTTGCCAATATTGGCGAAGAACTCCAGGACTTAGATAAAATGGAATGGATGAAGGATATCTGGGCTAACAATCCTCAAAACGGGCCTGACTTTACAAGCAAAGACAATGAGGTATTGCCTTACCTGGTAACATTCAGTAACTATATTGGAAATGGAAATATGTTCTGTTTTCATAGTGAAACCAAAGAAATCTATCTTTTTGACCATGATAGTGGCTCCTATATCACAAAGATGTTCAATACAGCAGATGATTATATAAAAGGTTGTTTAATTTTTGTACAGGCAGAACTTTATGGCGAAGACATTGACCAGGAAGATGCTGATGAATGGACTGAAGAAGTTGCGGAGGAGCTGTTTGGTAACGATATTATTAAAAAATGGAAATATTAAAGCGAATGGGCCTAAAGATAAGACCAGCCAAACCTTTAATATAAGAACTCAATCTTCCTATTTCCAACAAACATATTTGCCTTAACTATTTTGCTTTACCATGCTTCAAATCAATAAAAAAGAAGATATTATAATACCCTTCGACAAAATCGGAGACGATGACTGGAAAATTAAAACCAGCCAGATCATTGAAGCATTAGCCACTAACTGGAATGACGAACTCAAAGACCCAATTTCTACAGCTGAAATTTCAGCGCTTGAAACAAGATTGGGAACAATGCTGCCAGAAGGTTTAAACCTTTTCTATCAGACATTCGGTTTGGCCAACATTGGTGAAGAGCTTCAGGATTTTGATACGATTGGCTGGTTAAAGGACACTGGCGCTGCTGACCCTGAATACGGATTAGATTTTACACCTGAAGAAAATGAATTACTTCCTTATTTAGTCACGTTTAGTGATTGTCTTGGAAACGGAAATATGTTTTGCTTCCACAGTCAAACAAAAGAGATCTATTTTTTCGATCATGACGAAGCTCCAAATATTATCAAAATGTTCAACACTGTCGATGCATATATCAAAGGATGTTTAATATTTGCACAGGCTGATCTTTTTGGAGAAAATATTGCTCAGGAAGATGTCGATAAATGGAATGAAGAAATCATTGAAGAACTGATTGGCAAGGATAAGCTTAGAAAATGGCGATATTTTAGTGGCTGGGAAAAAGAATAGTAGTCATTCTGAAATAATGGTAAATTACTTTATACAAAAACTGCAGGTTACGCTAATATCCAAACAAGCATCAAAGCCAATGAAGAAACAAAATACAGGATTGGAGCTATAAGCTTAAATAGCCCTATTTTTTCAGACTGAAAGGATAAACGTTTTTATCTATTTCAAGCAGTAAACTATCAGAATTTTTATAATCTACTATATAAACTTTGGACTCCCATTTCTGCATAAGTGAGGCCAGGCCAGTGGCTGCATCTCCTAAACGTTTGGAGACCAATTCAATCTTGCGTTTTTTATTGTCAAGGCCATCATCCATGACCTTGTCTACATAAATTGCCTGATTGTTATTGACCTCACCCAAAACTATTGATGATGTCGCTTTAGGATGCCCAACAAGCAACACAAAGTTTTTCTTAAAATCAATTGCAGCTATTTGTGCTGAAAAATCCTGCTGGTTTGTTCTGAAACGCTTTTCCGTATAATCGCCTATTACATTCTCTAATTCTTCTGCACTCACAATTGGTAGAAATGCAATATCTTCATAAAAAGGAACCTTTTCCTTTTCATCCGATTGTAATACTAGAGCACTATCTCTTCCCTCCTTTTGAGCCTCTTCAATAAGCGCACCATTTAACTTGTTTGCCAGGTCAGATACCCTTTCACTACCCGGACGTAAGGTTGTTTCAAAGGCAAAGCCTTCTTTCAACTCCACCGGAGAGCTACAGGAAACAAAGAGGCTAACGATTAACAAAAATGAAAAACCAGGCTTTAACAGGAAAAATAATATATGCTTCATGATTTAAAGATATTAATTCGGTCTAAATGTTTTTCAGATTTAGCTATAAATTCATCTTATATCAGACAAACAGTTTTTTAATGGGTTTACCTTGTTTATCTTTGTGACCGCTGACCAAAATCAGGACAGGGAAAAAGACCAGAGAGTTAACAATCAGTAAAAGCCTTTTAAAGGCATAAAATATTAAAACCCAATTATGTCAGACGAAAAAATAATCTTTTCAATGGCGGGAGTAAATAAGATTTACCCCCCTCAAAAACAAGTATTAAAAAACATATACCTTTCATTTTTCTACGGAGCCAAAATTGGTGTTATTGGTCTTAACGGATCGGGTAAGTCATCTGTATTGAAAATTATTGCGGGAATTGACAAAGCATTTCAGGGTGAGGTTGTATTCTCGCCAGGTTATACTGTTGGTTATCTTGCACAAGAGCCAGAACTTGACGAGAACAAAACTGTTCGTGAAGTTGTAGAAGAAGGCGTTGCAGAAATTACGGCTATCCTGAAAGAATACGAATCTATCAATCAACAGTTCGGCTTACCAGAAGTTTATGAAGATGCAGATGCAATGGATAAACTGATGACCAAGCAAGGGGAACTGCAAGATAAAATTGATGCAGTAAATGCCTGGGAGCTTGACAATAAGCTGGAACGTGCAATGGATGCTTTACGTTGCCCTGATCCTGACACTAAAATTGGTGTTTTATCAGGAGGTGAGCGCCGTCGTGTGGCGATGTGCCGTTTACTATTACAAGAGCCTGATGTTCTATTACTGGATGAGCCAACCAATCACCTTGATGCAGAAAGTATCGACTGGCTGGAGCAATTCCTGAAAGATTACAAAGGAACAGTTATCGCGGTAACCCACGATAGATATTTCCTTGACAATGTTGCAGGATGGATTCTTGAACTTGACCGTGGAGAAGGTATTCCATGGAAAGGTAATTATTCTTCATGGTTAGATCAGAAAGCAAAACGCTTATCACAAGAAGAAAAAACAGAAAGTAAACGTCAGAAAACACTGGAACGTGAGTTGGAATGGGTTCGTATGGCACCAAAAGCCAGACATGCAAAATCTAAAGCACGTTTATCCAACTATGATAAACTAGCCTCAGAAGACTCTAAAGAAAGAGAAGACAAACTGGAGCTATTTATTCCTGCAGGCCCCAGATTAGGTAATGTAGTTATTGAAGCCAATAATGTCACTAAATCATACGGAGACAAGATACTTTTCGAAAACCTGAGTTTTTCTTTGCCACCTGCAGGAATTGTAGGGATCGTTGGCCCTAACGGTGCAGGTAAAACTACCCTTTTCCGTTTAATCACGGAGCAGGAAACACCAGATGAAGGAACATTCAGAGTAGGTGAAACGGTAGCCTTAGGTTACGTGGATCAAATGCACAATGACCTGGATGGCAATAAGACTGTCTACGAAAACATCACTGACGGACTTGACAACATTATGTTAGGAAACAAGTCAGTTAGCGGACGTGCTTATGTCTCTAAATTCAACTTCAACGGTGGTGATCAGCAGAAAAAAGTAGGTATATTATCAGGTGGAGAACGCAACAGGGTACACTTGGCAATCACTTTGAAAAAAGGGGCCAATGTATTATTACTCGATGAGCCAACCAATGATATTGACGTAAATACGTTGCGTGCACTGGAAGAAGCATTAGAAAACTTTGGCGGTTGTGCAGTAGTCATCAGTCACGATAGATGGTTCTTAGACCGTATTTGTACACATATTCTTGCCTTTGAAGGTAATTCACAAGTTTACTTCTTTGAAGGGAACTACAGTGATTACGAAGAAAACCGTAAGAAACGCTTAGGCGATGTAACTCCGCACAGAATCAGGTACAAGAAATTAAGCTAACAACTGTTACTTAGTCTTTTTATGACCAAAGTTCTGTAAACGGTAATTAAAACTAACGAGGAAATATCTGGTAATTTGATTATACTGACTATCAGTAATCGAATTATCAGATATACTTCTAACCAGGTTATTTCCCTGGTTCAATAGATCATAAGCTTGTAAAGAGAGGGTTCCCTGCCTGTTCTTAAACAAGATCTTCTCCAAACTAAGATTAATTAGCATTGGGTTCGCTACAGCCAGTGAATAACCTGAGTTTATCTTTTTGGACACATCGGCATTTAGAGAAAAATTCTTATTCAGAAAAGCCCGGCCGCTCCAGTTAAATTGCCAGGTTTCGATATTTCTTAACTTCAGCAATTCAATGGAATAGCGGTTACTGCTGTAAGTATAAGTCGCAGAAGTGGTTAAAGTTAACCGTCGCTGGTTCATCCTGAATTTCAAAGATTGTGAAAAATTAATATTTCTATTAGTATTCAAGTCATTATTAGCATATGAAATCATATTAATATAATCAAATGTACCTCTCAACTCTGCATTAAACTTGTTTTTGGCAAAAGGTAAAGCATAAGAATACATACTTCCTATCAGGTATGCTCCATTTGCGTTCTCATAATGTGTTTCCTGTTTTAAGCTATTTAACGTATCTTTTAGCAAGATCACATTACTAACCACCTGATCTTCAACAACAGCCCCATTTAATGCAAGTTGCAAGGTTGATCCTGTTTGTTCATCGGTATGCTGATAAGTAAGATTCCCGGAATGTGTAAAACTGGATTTCAGGTTAGGATTTCCAATAATAACATTCTGAAGGTTACTAATATTGGGTACCGGCTGCAACTGATAAAAATCGGGAGCTGTACTGCTTCCGCTATAAACAAAAGCAAAATTATCCCAATTAGATAAGTTATAGCTTAAATTGACTATGGGTGATAAATTAAGTTCAAAATGACTGATTTTAGTCTCGTTCCCTTTATATTGTCCCGTGAGCTGACTTGGCTGCAAAGTTAAGCCCAGACTATAATTGAGTCGTTCAGCCTGGTAACGGTAGTTTACCGCAAAACGCTGAAACAGAAAAGCCGAAGAATAAATAGAGCTCAGAGAATCCACAACGCTACTATTACCAATGCTGTTATCCACCTTGGTATACAAGCTATTTCTTGTTTTACTCATGGAGAAGAAATAGGAGAAATCTATATTTCTTTTCACCAGAGAGTCATTGTCAGAACTTAAAGGCTCACTGTATCTAAAATCGGCTGTAACCAGATTCGTCCTGTTTTCCGCATCAATAAAACGGTTAACAATGGAATCTTTAACCAACTGATTCTGCCTGTTGTAATAGCTTAACTTATTCCGCAGATCATCCTGGACCTGATTGACCCCACTACTGATAACCACTCCAGCAGACATACTTCTGCCCGGTTTCTCCATACTTCTGGCCCAAACAAAATTACCGTTCAGCGCAGGTGTTTTAGTATTCGACCCGCTCTCACTCTGCAAATCCTGTCTGATCAGCCCTGTTTGCTTAGAAAGAATATCCCCATCTCTATTCTTTAAAGCCATCGAACCACCCAAAGAGGCTTGAAAATAACTCTTGTTCGCTATAGATTGTACATTAAAATTAATGTTATGTGTATTGTCAGCTGATTTACTTGCCGATTGTGATTTATTAAAAATTGTTCCGTCGGTCGTTACCGTTTCAGTCGAATTCAACTGTTCCGAGATATTTTTGTTATACCCATAATTATAAGCTGCACTGGCAGTAACTCCATTTGATAACTTATCTCTATAATTGATGCCCGCAGTGGCAGCGGTATTTACTCCTGCTTCGTTATTCGTATTATTAGAGCTGCTGCTAAATCCGATCTGTTTACTGCCTTCCCATAAATTTCCGTTCCCCTGAAGACCATAACGCTTATTTGTTCCCCCACTTACCAGTGCATTCCCGAAAGTCCCTCTATTCTGTCCCGACTTGGTTACCAGGTTCAGCATTTTCTGAGATTCTCCGGTTTTCATCCCCGTAAAATTCGCCTCATCTCCATAGTCATTGATAATTTCTACTTTATCCACTACACTGGCCGGAAGCTGACTAATAAAGTCCTTGACATTACTGGTAAAGAAGTCTTCACCGTTCACTCTTAATTTCTGCAATGGTTTCCCCATCGTAGTCGCATTTCCATGTGCATCGACTTCTATGCCGGGTAATTGCCGCAGCAAATCTTCTACCCTGTCATTTTCAGAAATCTGGTAAAAAGCAGCATTATACTCAATAGTATCGCGTTTGATCTTAATTGGCTTGTCTCTGCCATTAATTATAACTTCATTAAGCAGGTTAGATTCCAGATCAAGAATAACCATGTCGAGATCCATATTGAGTTGTCCTTCTTTAAATTGAAATGATCTGGTATAAGGCTTAAAGCCTATACTCATGACCAGCAGAGCAATCCGGTCGGCTTTGAACCCGGAGAAAACAAATCTTCCGTGCGTATTGGTAATTGAAGTTAAGGTGTCTTTATCTGCAATGAGGAAAACATCAGCTCCGGATACGACATCGTTTAAAGAGTCGATTACAGTTCCGGTAAGCCTGTGTTCTGTTTGTGCTTTAGTAGCAAAGCTGCAGAAGAATATAAGGGCATTGAATAAAATTATACATTTTAAATGACTCAAATTTTCAGGAAATTTTAAAAATCTAATCATTCGTCATGCAATCCAATTGGCCATGTTCAAAAATGCAATTCTTGTGAGAAGGCAACATTAAGCCTTCTTATCACAAGTATAGCTGTTTGTTTGAGTTAATCAATAGTTGGCGGAGTTAATTTCTCAACTCTCGGGCCTCTTTTAAAAATCACTAATCCATTGAGGAAATTACGCAAAATCTGATCACCACATGGCTTAAAGTTAGGATGGTCTTCACTTCTGAAAAATGAGCCCAATTCACTTTTTGTTACTTTAAAGTTTACCAGTTCAA is a window encoding:
- a CDS encoding Crp/Fnr family transcriptional regulator; translation: MIYNLILENITKHISLDQEEIHYFTSCLKQKKVSKKEFILKGEQTCKYINFVHSGILRAYYLDKEGKQSTIMFAVTDWWITDMFCFINDQPAMLTIEAVEESIIFQLSKDDLDSLYIKTPKFERFFRIIFQNAYIREQLRTIQNLSLTAEERYNSFINKYPQVVKQVTQKQIASYLGITPEFLSTIRSNKHKINVSFDKIS
- a CDS encoding DUF4406 domain-containing protein — its product is MLILIAGPYRSGTNDDPELITQNLSRLEAVALPLFRLGHIPMIGEWVALPLLHLAGSKKPGDEAYEEILYPVAHRLLSKCDAVLRLEGASKGADEDVRIAKERGLKVYYSLDDVPHADE
- a CDS encoding SMI1/KNR4 family protein, coding for MLEINNKKDIIIPFNKIGDNDWKIKTSQIIEAFADTWDEELKSPISSAEITTLETKLGTTLPDGLNLFYQTFGLANIGEELQDLDKMEWMKDIWANNPQNGPDFTSKDNEVLPYLVTFSNYIGNGNMFCFHSETKEIYLFDHDSGSYITKMFNTADDYIKGCLIFVQAELYGEDIDQEDADEWTEEVAEELFGNDIIKKWKY
- a CDS encoding SMI1/KNR4 family protein, producing MLQINKKEDIIIPFDKIGDDDWKIKTSQIIEALATNWNDELKDPISTAEISALETRLGTMLPEGLNLFYQTFGLANIGEELQDFDTIGWLKDTGAADPEYGLDFTPEENELLPYLVTFSDCLGNGNMFCFHSQTKEIYFFDHDEAPNIIKMFNTVDAYIKGCLIFAQADLFGENIAQEDVDKWNEEIIEELIGKDKLRKWRYFSGWEKE
- the ettA gene encoding energy-dependent translational throttle protein EttA gives rise to the protein MSDEKIIFSMAGVNKIYPPQKQVLKNIYLSFFYGAKIGVIGLNGSGKSSVLKIIAGIDKAFQGEVVFSPGYTVGYLAQEPELDENKTVREVVEEGVAEITAILKEYESINQQFGLPEVYEDADAMDKLMTKQGELQDKIDAVNAWELDNKLERAMDALRCPDPDTKIGVLSGGERRRVAMCRLLLQEPDVLLLDEPTNHLDAESIDWLEQFLKDYKGTVIAVTHDRYFLDNVAGWILELDRGEGIPWKGNYSSWLDQKAKRLSQEEKTESKRQKTLERELEWVRMAPKARHAKSKARLSNYDKLASEDSKEREDKLELFIPAGPRLGNVVIEANNVTKSYGDKILFENLSFSLPPAGIVGIVGPNGAGKTTLFRLITEQETPDEGTFRVGETVALGYVDQMHNDLDGNKTVYENITDGLDNIMLGNKSVSGRAYVSKFNFNGGDQQKKVGILSGGERNRVHLAITLKKGANVLLLDEPTNDIDVNTLRALEEALENFGGCAVVISHDRWFLDRICTHILAFEGNSQVYFFEGNYSDYEENRKKRLGDVTPHRIRYKKLS
- a CDS encoding TonB-dependent receptor is translated as MSHLKCIILFNALIFFCSFATKAQTEHRLTGTVIDSLNDVVSGADVFLIADKDTLTSITNTHGRFVFSGFKADRIALLVMSIGFKPYTRSFQFKEGQLNMDLDMVILDLESNLLNEVIINGRDKPIKIKRDTIEYNAAFYQISENDRVEDLLRQLPGIEVDAHGNATTMGKPLQKLRVNGEDFFTSNVKDFISQLPASVVDKVEIINDYGDEANFTGMKTGESQKMLNLVTKSGQNRGTFGNALVSGGTNKRYGLQGNGNLWEGSKQIGFSSSSNNTNNEAGVNTAATAGINYRDKLSNGVTASAAYNYGYNKNISEQLNSTETVTTDGTIFNKSQSASKSADNTHNINFNVQSIANKSYFQASLGGSMALKNRDGDILSKQTGLIRQDLQSESGSNTKTPALNGNFVWARSMEKPGRSMSAGVVISSGVNQVQDDLRNKLSYYNRQNQLVKDSIVNRFIDAENRTNLVTADFRYSEPLSSDNDSLVKRNIDFSYFFSMSKTRNSLYTKVDNSIGNSSVVDSLSSIYSSAFLFQRFAVNYRYQAERLNYSLGLTLQPSQLTGQYKGNETKISHFELNLSPIVNLSYNLSNWDNFAFVYSGSSTAPDFYQLQPVPNISNLQNVIIGNPNLKSSFTHSGNLTYQHTDEQTGSTLQLALNGAVVEDQVVSNVILLKDTLNSLKQETHYENANGAYLIGSMYSYALPFAKNKFNAELRGTFDYINMISYANNDLNTNRNINFSQSLKFRMNQRRLTLTTSATYTYSSNRYSIELLKLRNIETWQFNWSGRAFLNKNFSLNADVSKKINSGYSLAVANPMLINLSLEKILFKNRQGTLSLQAYDLLNQGNNLVRSISDNSITDSQYNQITRYFLVSFNYRLQNFGHKKTK
- a CDS encoding DUF1456 family protein codes for the protein MSNNDILKKLRVALELNNEDIIKILELVNFKVTKSELGSFFRSEDHPNFKPCGDQILRNFLNGLVIFKRGPRVEKLTPPTID